A window from Mytilus galloprovincialis chromosome 8, xbMytGall1.hap1.1, whole genome shotgun sequence encodes these proteins:
- the LOC143042619 gene encoding cyclic nucleotide-gated channel alpha-3-like, translating to MIKAFRRFTIARKIWSKDDAPESEETANNEPGSPKTPALKNKWGTAVKSVNRRQSLRRKSEVEKDPFLDKFTVTGRAFEKDEDDHFECSKLFTKKFWKELVFDPADFPYYYWSMLVASVIMYNIVFIILRITFHDQVESDHNIPIWFAFDYLSDFFYLCDMFAKSRIGFLESGLLVKDVGRLTNVYLKSWMFKVDILAILPTDFFYFLQRNTAFRLNRIIKIWRMREFFGLAQTHTNFPNLFGVAQLILYIIIIIHWNACFYFSISRYLGFGSDGWVYPDPTTEDYGDFFKQYVTSFYWSCLTLTTIGDTAYPETVMSYCFCIVDSLVGVLIFATIFGNVGALINGMDAARTEYQAKVDSVKRYMELRGVFGELQVRVIKWFDYTWNNKQSFDDKEVLFYLPEKLRAEISVHVHLGTLRRVAIFQDSEPGLLVELVLKLRLQVFSPGDYICRKGDIGKDMYIVKRGKLQVVSDDGKVIFVTLSDGSVFGEISVLNISGNKTGNRRTASVRSVGYSDLFCLSKRDLWDALEEYPEAKKNLMHKGQQLLRKDNLLDEDAARKEERRLQNLDKRIELIHDAVDDLQFNVKRLAKQIQNQQNPGLLQAKSKSRIEVMPTPLEQPKSKSRIEVMPKPQEQPKEDAKDQPKVAAPKEEYKDPTKAPALKEESKKEPETKPEDSEK from the exons ATGATTAAGGCATTTAGACGATTTACCATTGCACGAAAAATCTGGTCAAAGGATGATGCTCCGGAGTCCGAGGAAACAGCAAATAATGAGCCGGGCAGCCCTAAAACGCCAGccttaaaaaataaatggggaacaGCTGTCAAAAGTGTG aATCGTAGACAATCG tTAAGAAGAAAGAGCGAGGTAGAGAAAGACCCGTTTCTAGATAAATTTACAGTCACAGGAAGAGCATTCGAAAAAGACGAAGATGACCATTTTGAATGTTCTAAATTATTTACCAAAAA attttgGAAGGAATTGGTTTTTGACCCTGCTGATTTCCCATATTATTATTGGTCGATGTTGGTTGCATCGGTCATCATGTACAACATCGTGTTCATCATCCTGAGAATAACCTTTCACGATCAAGTCGAGTCTGACCACAATATACCCATCTGGTTCGCCTTCGATTATCTCTCAGACTTTTTCTATCTTTGTGATATGTTTGCCAAAAGCAGAATCG GGTTTCTTGAGAGTGGTCTCTTGGTGAAAGATGTTGGTCGCCTGACCAACGTATACTTGAAGTCTTGGATGTTCAAGGTCGACATATTAGCCATCTTACCAACcgactttttttattttctacaacGAAATACAGCCTTTCGTTTAAACAGAATTATCAAAATTTGGAGAATGAGGGAGTTTTTTGGCTTGGCTCAGACTCATACAAACTTTCCCAATCTTTTTGGTGTTGCTCagttgattttatacattatcaTCATTATACACTGGAACGCCTGTTTTTACTTCTCAATTAGCCGTTATCTTGGGTTCGGAAGCGATGGTTGGGTTTACCCTGATCCAACCACCGAAGATTACGGGGATTTCTTTAAGCAGTATGTAACCAGTTTTTACTGGTCTTGCTTGACGTTGACTACAATCGGAGACACGGCTTATCCGGAAACAGTCATGTCCTATTGTTTCTGTATAGTCGATTCACTGGTTGGTGTGTTGATTTTTGCTACTATTTTTGGAAACGTTGGTGCGTTGATTAACGGAATGGATGCCGCAAGAACGGAATATCAGGCCAAGGTAGATTCAGTGAAGAGATACATGGAATTAAGAGGTGTGTTCGGAGAACTGCAAGTACGTGTCATCAAATGGTTCGATTACACGTGGAACAACAAACAGTCGTTTGATGACAAAGAGGTACTATTTTACCTTCCCGAAAAACTACGCGCCGAAATTTCGGTGCACGTTCATTTAGGGACATTAAGACGAGTCGCGATTTTCCAGGACAGCGAGCCAGGATTGCTTGTCGAACTTGTGTTGAAACTTCGTTTACAGGTCTTTAGCCCTGGTGATTATATATGCCGTAAAGGAGACATCGGGAAAGACATGTATATTGTGAAACGCGGGAAATTACAAGTTGTGTCAGACGATGGAAAGGTAATTTTTGTTACACTTAGCGATGGTTCCGTCTTCGGCGAAATCAGCGTTCTTAATATCTCTGGAAACAAGACCGGAAATCGTCGAACTGCAAGCGTGCGCAGTGTTGGTTATtcagatttgttttgtttgtcgAAAAGGGATCTATGGGATGCTTTAGAAGAATACCCAGAAGCCAAGAAGAATCTGATGCACAAGGGTCAACAACTCCTTCGTAAAGACAACCTTCTCGACGAGGATGCCGCCAGAAAAGAGGAGAGACGTCTACAGAATCTGGACAAGAGGATTGAACTGATTCATGACGCAGTTGATGACCTGCAATTTAACGTCAAAAGACTGgctaaacaaatacaaaatcagCAGAACCCAGGCCTTCTACAAGCGAAATCTAAGTCACGTATCGAAGTCATGCCTACACCACTAGAGCAACCGAAGTCTAAATCACGTATTGAGGTGATGCCTAAACCACAAGAGCAACCGAAAGAAGATGCTAAAGACCAACCAAAAGTTGCTGCACCGAAAGAGGAATATAAAGACCCAACAAAAGCACCTGCTCTGAAAGAGGAAAGTAAAAAAGAACCAGAAACAAAACCAGAAGACAGCGAAAAGTAG